One part of the uncultured Bacteroides sp. genome encodes these proteins:
- a CDS encoding TonB-dependent receptor, with the protein MKKIFSVLVLIFICQATFAQTLQLKGHILTATKQPIEFANVILRKSDSTFVTGEMTDMKGKFSMEHLEKGIYNLQISSLGYQTKNLEIRDFNKDVDLGNIEIDSAAVALNEVVVTGAKIINEADRKILLPTSKQMKAATNGFNLLQKLNLKRIQVDVLRNTISASGGGEVQLRINGVKSSIQEVMSLRPEDILRIEHHDDPGLRYGGAEAVIDYITRRKESGGFLAFDFTNSPHVPFGDNSVTAKFNYKKSEFGIFYNGGYREMDHMWRENSETFNFSDGKTLTRLEDGTPDKWAKNWHYMQMNYNYQEGQDWFFNATLRTNVNDNPRTNFKSYLYPTNNPSNGVNMTDRSSSWEHIPSLDLYYQRNLKNKQSLVLNIVGTYIDSNSQRYYKEIQGLQTLTDLFTNVDGSKYSIIGEGIYEKGFKAGRLSAGVKHTQSYTNNEYTGNSLSLTNMRQSETYVYTEFQGKINKFNYSLGIGGSRSWFNQGGEGYHNYTFRPTASLKYNFNDNSFLRYRGNIYSTEPSLSDLGNIEQSIDSLQIRRGNSNLKPVMRYTNSLNYDITKGIFSGSLFLGHWYYNKPIMEETRVENNKFIRTNDNQKSWQKLNTEMELSINPFKDIFVAKIVTGMSYFDSKGNNYHHTYTNWYMRAEANTSYKNWSAFFQMQNHKNDLFGETLEIGENYHLFGIMYKHKQLSLGAMMINPFVNNWKAGSENLNASAPSKNWVYIKETSRLFAIQVSYSFNFGRKYQSSQKRLNNQDTDTGVMSSNKK; encoded by the coding sequence ATGAAAAAAATATTCAGTGTATTAGTTTTGATATTTATATGCCAGGCAACATTTGCACAGACTTTACAATTAAAAGGACACATTCTTACAGCTACAAAACAGCCAATTGAGTTTGCTAATGTGATTCTAAGGAAGTCGGACTCCACCTTTGTAACAGGCGAAATGACTGATATGAAAGGTAAGTTCAGTATGGAACACCTTGAGAAAGGAATTTATAACCTTCAGATTTCAAGTCTTGGATATCAGACTAAGAATCTTGAGATCCGTGATTTCAATAAAGATGTAGACCTTGGAAATATTGAAATTGATTCTGCAGCAGTAGCATTGAATGAAGTAGTGGTGACAGGTGCCAAAATTATCAACGAAGCCGACAGAAAGATATTATTGCCAACTTCAAAACAGATGAAGGCAGCAACTAACGGATTCAACCTCTTACAGAAGCTAAATCTTAAACGTATTCAGGTTGACGTGTTAAGAAATACAATTTCAGCATCAGGTGGTGGTGAAGTACAGCTAAGAATAAACGGAGTAAAATCAAGTATTCAAGAGGTAATGTCATTACGTCCGGAAGATATCCTGCGCATTGAACATCATGATGATCCGGGACTTCGATATGGAGGAGCAGAAGCGGTAATTGACTATATTACCCGCAGAAAAGAAAGTGGAGGTTTTTTGGCTTTCGATTTCACAAACTCTCCTCATGTTCCTTTCGGAGATAATAGTGTGACCGCAAAATTCAACTATAAAAAATCTGAGTTTGGGATATTTTACAATGGAGGTTACAGAGAAATGGATCACATGTGGCGAGAAAACTCAGAGACATTTAATTTCTCTGACGGAAAAACTCTTACCCGTCTGGAAGATGGTACTCCTGATAAGTGGGCAAAGAACTGGCATTATATGCAGATGAACTATAACTATCAGGAAGGTCAGGACTGGTTCTTCAACGCAACTTTAAGAACAAATGTAAATGATAACCCCAGAACAAATTTTAAAAGTTATCTTTATCCAACAAACAATCCATCAAATGGTGTAAATATGACCGACCGTTCTTCTTCATGGGAGCATATTCCATCTTTAGATCTTTACTATCAGCGCAATTTAAAAAATAAACAATCATTAGTCCTGAATATTGTGGGAACATATATTGATTCGAACTCACAAAGATATTATAAGGAAATACAGGGTTTACAGACATTAACAGACCTATTTACTAATGTTGACGGAAGCAAATACTCAATAATTGGCGAGGGTATATACGAGAAAGGATTTAAAGCCGGACGTTTAAGCGCCGGAGTGAAGCACACACAAAGTTACACTAACAATGAGTATACTGGAAATTCTTTATCGCTAACAAACATGAGGCAATCTGAAACTTATGTTTATACTGAATTTCAGGGCAAAATTAACAAGTTCAATTATTCTTTGGGAATAGGCGGATCACGTTCATGGTTTAACCAGGGCGGCGAAGGATACCATAACTATACCTTCCGTCCTACAGCCAGCTTAAAATATAATTTCAATGATAACTCATTTCTTCGTTACCGCGGTAACATTTACAGCACAGAGCCTTCACTATCCGATTTAGGAAATATTGAACAATCCATCGATTCTTTGCAGATAAGAAGAGGTAACAGCAACCTGAAACCGGTAATGAGATATACCAATTCTTTGAATTATGATATTACAAAAGGTATATTCAGCGGAAGTCTGTTCCTTGGCCATTGGTACTATAACAAGCCAATAATGGAAGAGACCCGGGTTGAAAACAACAAATTCATCCGTACCAACGACAATCAGAAAAGCTGGCAGAAACTTAATACCGAAATGGAATTATCAATCAATCCCTTCAAAGATATTTTCGTAGCAAAGATTGTAACCGGAATGAGTTATTTCGATAGCAAAGGAAACAATTACCATCACACATATACAAACTGGTACATGCGAGCGGAAGCAAATACCAGCTACAAAAACTGGTCGGCATTCTTCCAGATGCAGAACCACAAAAACGATTTATTCGGAGAGACTCTTGAAATTGGAGAAAATTACCATCTCTTCGGAATTATGTATAAACACAAACAACTTAGTCTTGGCGCCATGATGATTAATCCGTTTGTAAATAACTGGAAAGCAGGAAGTGAAAATCTAAACGCCTCAGCTCCTTCAAAGAACTGGGTATATATAAAGGAAACATCACGCTTATTTGCAATTCAGGTATCATATAGCTTTAACTTCGGACGTAAATATCAGTCTTCGCAAAAACGATTAAATAACCAGGATACAGACACAGGCGTTATGAGTAGTAATAAAAAATAA